A part of Citrifermentans bremense genomic DNA contains:
- the ubiE gene encoding bifunctional demethylmenaquinone methyltransferase/2-methoxy-6-polyprenyl-1,4-benzoquinol methylase UbiE yields the protein MYALSEKGERIRAMFGSIAPRYDLLNRLLSLGIDRRWRRFAVKQIGVKGPGRVLDVATGTGDVALEIASQTPASVSIVGIDFTPEMIDLGKVKVEGSRHSGRITLQVAPCEEIPFEDGSFDAATISFGIRNVVDRIKGLTEMHRVLKEEGKIVILEFSTPTLPIFKDLYHFYFLKVLPKIGGAFSRFSAYQYLPDSVLEFPPREVFKGMMTQVGFKDVRHFDLTGGIATVYVGTKK from the coding sequence ATGTACGCATTGTCGGAAAAGGGTGAACGTATCCGCGCCATGTTCGGGAGCATCGCCCCGCGCTACGATCTTTTGAACAGGCTTCTTTCCCTGGGGATTGACCGCCGCTGGCGCCGCTTCGCGGTAAAGCAGATCGGGGTCAAGGGACCCGGGCGCGTGCTCGACGTCGCCACCGGCACCGGGGACGTGGCGCTGGAAATCGCCTCCCAGACCCCTGCCTCCGTCAGCATCGTCGGCATCGACTTCACCCCCGAGATGATAGATTTGGGGAAGGTGAAGGTTGAGGGATCGCGCCACTCCGGCCGGATCACCCTGCAGGTGGCGCCCTGCGAAGAGATCCCTTTCGAGGACGGGAGCTTCGACGCTGCCACCATATCCTTCGGCATCAGGAACGTGGTGGACCGGATCAAGGGTCTCACCGAGATGCACCGGGTGCTCAAGGAGGAGGGAAAGATCGTCATCCTTGAGTTCTCAACCCCTACTCTCCCCATCTTCAAGGACCTGTACCATTTCTACTTCCTGAAGGTGCTCCCCAAGATCGGCGGCGCCTTCTCCAGGTTCAGCGCCTACCAGTACCTGCCGGATTCCGTCCTGGAGTTTCCTCCAAGGGAGGTGTTCAAGGGGATGATGACACAGGTGGGGTTCAAGGACGTGCGGCACTTCGACCTGACCGGCGGCATCGCCACCGTCTACGTCGGCACGAAGAAGTAA
- a CDS encoding class I SAM-dependent methyltransferase, producing MDGDRIKWDRRYREVERFFSLGPSKFLADSLVRVLSLVPGRKALDLACGEGRNSIYLAQQGFEVSGVDISPVGLERGRRRAADLGVSVRFVEADLDDWRPQGSYDLILNFNFLMRGLLPSLVDSLSPGGVVLMETILDAPSLQGEHRKEYLLQPGELGTIFAAFDGRVLLLEEDACLETPVARVLFQKQKKG from the coding sequence ATGGATGGAGATCGCATCAAGTGGGACCGGCGTTACCGCGAGGTTGAGCGCTTCTTCTCTCTCGGGCCCTCCAAGTTTCTCGCCGACTCCCTGGTGAGGGTACTGTCACTGGTCCCGGGGAGGAAGGCGCTGGATCTTGCCTGCGGTGAAGGGCGCAACAGCATCTACCTGGCGCAGCAGGGGTTCGAGGTGAGCGGCGTTGACATTTCACCGGTGGGGCTGGAACGGGGGAGGAGGAGGGCGGCCGATCTAGGGGTTTCCGTACGGTTTGTCGAGGCGGACTTGGACGACTGGCGCCCGCAGGGAAGCTACGACCTGATCCTCAACTTCAACTTCCTGATGCGGGGGTTGCTCCCGTCGCTGGTCGACTCTCTTTCGCCGGGAGGAGTGGTGCTGATGGAGACGATACTGGACGCGCCCAGCCTGCAGGGGGAGCATCGGAAGGAATACCTGCTGCAACCCGGAGAGTTGGGGACCATCTTCGCTGCGTTCGACGGGAGGGTGCTGCTTCTGGAAGAGGACGCCTGTCTCGAGACGCCGGTTGCGCGGGTGCTGTTTCAAAAACAAAAAAAAGGTTGA